One genomic segment of Salinigranum rubrum includes these proteins:
- a CDS encoding sensor histidine kinase yields MDRDSSPVAATFSCDLLDSVSDLFVVFDAAGEFTQWNRAVTEATGHTDEALSSLSTDDLFVDAASVRQRIADADAGEGPFDVTVLTADGDRLDYEFAVTTHGDADGSDDSDDSDDERDGYVVCVGREAAGRSGRGRDWYRTVLEALPDAVYAIETDGTIAYANEAYVTMKGVPRDDLLGTDVDDWIADETVDRADELRRELDAGTRDVGAIEYEFVTGEGARFPAEIRFTRVGDDRFGFSRVGIIRDVTERAERERRLQRQNDRLEEFAAIVSHDLRNPLNVAQGRLELARQEHDSEHLASVERAHDRMWSLIDDLLTLARQGEGTLDLTTVALPALAERCWHSIEQSGARLVVETEATLHADESRLQRLLENLFRNCVEHGPTENRPQAGDSVEHVSPDGRPTDDADANGESGVTVTVGDLPDGFFVADDGPGVPPKSATRCSRPATRRTPMGPASG; encoded by the coding sequence GTGGACCGCGATAGCTCTCCGGTCGCGGCGACCTTCTCCTGTGACCTCCTCGACTCCGTCTCCGACCTGTTCGTCGTCTTCGACGCGGCCGGTGAGTTCACGCAGTGGAACCGGGCGGTGACCGAGGCGACCGGTCACACGGACGAGGCGCTGTCGTCGCTATCGACCGACGACCTGTTCGTCGACGCCGCATCCGTCCGCCAGCGAATCGCCGACGCCGACGCGGGCGAAGGGCCGTTCGACGTGACGGTCCTCACCGCCGACGGCGACCGACTCGACTACGAGTTCGCCGTCACGACCCACGGTGACGCCGACGGTTCGGACGACTCGGACGACTCGGACGACGAGCGCGACGGATACGTCGTCTGCGTCGGCCGCGAGGCCGCCGGCCGCTCCGGCCGGGGGCGCGACTGGTACCGAACCGTCCTCGAAGCGCTTCCGGACGCCGTCTACGCCATCGAGACCGACGGGACCATCGCGTACGCCAACGAGGCGTACGTGACGATGAAGGGCGTTCCCCGAGACGACCTGCTCGGCACCGACGTGGACGACTGGATCGCCGACGAGACGGTCGACCGGGCCGACGAACTGCGCCGGGAACTCGACGCCGGCACCCGCGACGTCGGAGCCATCGAGTACGAGTTCGTGACCGGCGAGGGGGCGCGGTTCCCGGCCGAGATTCGGTTCACACGGGTCGGCGACGACCGGTTCGGGTTCTCGCGGGTCGGGATAATCCGCGACGTCACCGAGCGGGCAGAGCGCGAGCGACGGCTCCAGCGACAGAACGACCGCCTCGAGGAGTTCGCGGCCATCGTCAGCCACGACCTGCGCAACCCGCTGAACGTCGCGCAGGGCCGGCTCGAACTGGCGCGACAAGAACACGACAGCGAGCACCTCGCGAGCGTCGAGCGCGCACACGACCGGATGTGGTCGCTGATAGACGACCTGCTCACGCTGGCGCGACAGGGCGAGGGCACCCTCGACCTGACGACGGTGGCGCTCCCGGCGCTCGCCGAGCGCTGCTGGCACTCGATCGAGCAGTCGGGCGCGAGGCTCGTCGTCGAGACGGAGGCGACCCTCCACGCGGACGAGAGCCGACTCCAGCGGCTCCTCGAAAACCTGTTTCGGAACTGCGTGGAACACGGTCCCACGGAGAACCGTCCACAGGCCGGCGATTCGGTCGAACACGTCTCCCCCGACGGTCGACCGACGGACGACGCCGACGCGAACGGCGAGAGCGGGGTGACGGTGACCGTCGGCGACCTGCCGGACGGCTTCTTCGTCGCGGACGACGGCCCGGGCGTTCCCCCGAAGAGCGCGACCAGGTGTTCGAGGCCGGCTACTCGACGAACCCCGATGGGACCGGCTTCGGGCTGA
- a CDS encoding ATP-binding protein yields MFEAGYSTNPDGTGFGLSIVREIAEAHGWDVRLTEADGGGARFEFRGVATV; encoded by the coding sequence GTGTTCGAGGCCGGCTACTCGACGAACCCCGATGGGACCGGCTTCGGGCTGAGCATCGTCCGGGAGATCGCGGAGGCGCACGGGTGGGACGTCCGACTCACCGAGGCAGACGGCGGCGGGGCACGGTTCGAGTTCCGCGGCGTCGCGACGGTGTGA
- a CDS encoding amidohydrolase family protein: MHVEGTILVGRDFEPVEGRVVVEDGRIEAVERRETDSTDLVCPAFVNAHTHIGDSIAKEAGAGLSLDDLVAPPDGLKHRLLRAASAEEKAAAMRRSLRFMEATGTAACVEFREGGVPGVEAFERAREGLDIDAVLLGRETQEAMQASDGFGASGARDGDFAAVREATREAAKLFGIHAGERDADDVDAAIDLDPDFLVHMVHATTAHLDRVREREIPIAVCPRSNLVTNVGAPPIRRLAEATTVALGTDNVMLNSPSMFREMEFAAKLSDVSAEEVLRMATVNGADLAGLDYGVVREGKPAKLLVLDGDSDNLAGAHDPVRAVVRRAGQADVKRVIR, translated from the coding sequence ATGCACGTAGAGGGGACCATCCTCGTCGGCCGCGACTTCGAACCCGTCGAGGGACGGGTCGTCGTCGAGGACGGACGGATCGAAGCCGTCGAAAGGCGGGAGACCGACTCAACGGACCTCGTCTGCCCGGCGTTCGTCAACGCTCACACGCACATCGGCGACTCCATCGCCAAGGAGGCCGGCGCGGGACTGTCGCTCGACGACCTCGTCGCGCCGCCGGACGGCCTCAAACACCGGCTCCTCCGCGCGGCCTCCGCCGAGGAGAAGGCCGCCGCGATGCGCCGCTCGCTCCGGTTCATGGAGGCGACCGGCACCGCCGCCTGCGTCGAGTTCCGCGAGGGGGGCGTCCCCGGCGTCGAGGCGTTCGAACGGGCGAGAGAGGGCCTCGACATCGACGCGGTTCTCCTCGGTCGGGAGACACAAGAGGCGATGCAGGCGAGCGACGGCTTCGGGGCGAGCGGCGCGCGCGACGGCGACTTCGCCGCGGTTCGGGAGGCCACCCGGGAGGCAGCGAAACTGTTCGGCATCCACGCCGGCGAGCGCGACGCCGACGACGTGGACGCCGCCATCGACCTCGACCCCGACTTCCTGGTGCACATGGTCCACGCGACCACCGCGCATCTCGACCGCGTCAGGGAAAGGGAGATTCCCATCGCCGTCTGCCCCCGCTCGAACCTCGTCACGAACGTCGGCGCGCCGCCGATTCGACGCCTCGCCGAGGCGACGACCGTCGCGCTCGGGACGGACAACGTCATGTTGAACTCCCCGTCGATGTTCCGCGAGATGGAGTTCGCCGCGAAGCTCTCGGACGTCTCGGCCGAGGAAGTCCTTCGAATGGCGACGGTCAACGGCGCCGACCTCGCGGGACTGGACTACGGCGTCGTCAGGGAGGGCAAGCCGGCGAAACTGCTCGTCCTCGACGGCGACTCCGACAACCTCGCCGGCGCGCACGACCCCGTCCGGGCGGTGGTTCGGCGGGCCGGGCAGGCGGACGTGAAGCGCGTGATCCGCTGA
- a CDS encoding biotin--[acetyl-CoA-carboxylase] ligase — translation MNETRRALLAELASGPVSGPALAERLDVSRAAVWKQVEALRDEGFVVESTDAGYVVSEVPEFGAGAVEYGLDTGYRIEYHDSVGSTNDRGRELAKAGERDIVILADEQTGSRGRLRRAWSAPSGGVWLSIVFQPDCPPAHAPVYTLAAAVATTRAAREAGVDASIKWPNDVLVVSTDTPDGGTDRGGRKLAGILTEMEGEANRVSWVLVGIGVNANIDASELPAGATSIRDEAGDVERRLFVQRLLEVFDDLRDDPDAILDAWREYADTLGRRVRIETPTETIEGEAVDVEFPGALVVRTSEGDRVVHTGDCEHLRPV, via the coding sequence ATGAACGAGACACGGCGCGCGCTGTTGGCAGAGTTGGCGAGCGGTCCCGTCTCCGGACCGGCGCTCGCCGAGCGCCTCGACGTCTCGCGGGCGGCCGTCTGGAAGCAGGTCGAAGCGCTCCGCGACGAGGGGTTCGTGGTCGAGTCGACGGACGCGGGTTACGTCGTCAGCGAGGTGCCGGAGTTCGGCGCGGGAGCCGTCGAGTACGGCCTCGACACCGGCTATCGAATCGAGTACCACGACAGCGTCGGGAGTACGAACGACCGCGGGCGTGAACTGGCGAAGGCGGGCGAGCGCGACATCGTGATTCTCGCCGACGAACAGACCGGGAGCAGGGGGCGACTCCGCCGGGCGTGGAGCGCGCCATCGGGCGGCGTCTGGCTGAGCATCGTCTTCCAGCCCGACTGTCCACCGGCGCACGCGCCCGTCTACACGCTCGCCGCGGCCGTGGCGACGACGCGGGCGGCACGGGAGGCAGGCGTCGATGCGAGCATCAAGTGGCCGAACGACGTCCTCGTGGTCTCCACGGACACCCCCGACGGTGGAACCGACCGCGGGGGCCGCAAACTGGCGGGTATCCTCACCGAGATGGAAGGGGAGGCGAACCGCGTCTCGTGGGTCCTCGTCGGCATCGGCGTCAACGCCAACATCGACGCCTCCGAACTCCCAGCAGGTGCGACGAGCATCCGGGACGAGGCGGGCGACGTCGAGCGACGGCTGTTCGTCCAGCGGCTACTGGAAGTCTTCGACGACCTCCGCGACGACCCCGACGCGATTCTGGACGCGTGGCGCGAGTACGCGGACACGCTCGGTCGTCGGGTGCGGATCGAGACGCCGACCGAGACTATCGAGGGCGAGGCCGTCGACGTCGAGTTCCCCGGCGCCCTCGTGGTTCGAACGTCCGAGGGGGACCGGGTGGTTCACACCGGAGACTGCGAGCACCTGCGGCCGGTGTGA
- a CDS encoding acetyl-CoA carboxylase biotin carboxylase subunit gives MFSKVLVANRGEIAVRVMRACEELGVRTVAVYSDADKHAGHVRYADEAYNIGPARAADSYLDHEAVIDAARKAGADAIHPGYGFLAENAEFARKVEESEVTWVGPTSDAMERLGEKTKARKVMNEAGVPIVPGTTDPVDSPEDVHEFGEEYGYPIAIKAEGGGGGRGMKIVRDPDEAEEKLQSAKREGEAYFDNPSVYLERYLEKPRHIEVQILADHHGNVRHLGERDCSLQRRHQKVIEEGPSPALTDELREKIGEAARRGADAADYYNAGTFEFLVEEEQRGDDELLGSDANFYFLEVNTRIQVEHTVTEEITGIDIVKWQLRVAADEELDFAQDDVEIDGHAVEYRINAENPANEFAPATGGSFETYDPPGGIGVRLDDAIRQGDDLVTDYDSMVAKLIVHASDREECLARSERALREYQIEGFHTIIPFHRLMISDEAFRAGTHTTKYLDEELDRSRIEAAVERWGPAEGSAEEDDEEVTEREFTVEVNGKRFQVSLEERGAPAIELPAGGGGGGGRSRPDVATGDDDGGAVAADGARVEAEMQGTILSVEVEAGDEVEAGDVVCVLEAMKMENDVTTEAGGTVAQVLVGEGDSVDMGDVLIVIE, from the coding sequence ATGTTCAGCAAGGTACTGGTGGCGAACCGCGGGGAGATCGCGGTCCGGGTGATGCGAGCCTGCGAGGAACTGGGCGTCCGGACGGTCGCCGTCTACAGCGACGCGGACAAACACGCGGGACACGTCCGGTACGCGGACGAGGCGTACAACATCGGCCCGGCGCGGGCGGCGGACTCGTACCTCGACCACGAGGCGGTCATCGACGCGGCGCGCAAGGCGGGCGCGGACGCCATCCACCCCGGTTACGGCTTCCTCGCGGAGAACGCGGAGTTCGCGCGGAAGGTCGAAGAGAGCGAGGTGACGTGGGTCGGCCCCACGAGCGACGCGATGGAGCGACTCGGCGAGAAGACCAAGGCCCGGAAGGTGATGAACGAGGCCGGCGTCCCCATCGTCCCCGGGACGACCGACCCCGTCGACTCACCCGAAGACGTCCACGAGTTCGGCGAGGAGTACGGCTACCCCATCGCGATCAAGGCCGAAGGCGGCGGCGGCGGCCGCGGGATGAAGATCGTCCGCGACCCCGACGAGGCGGAGGAGAAACTACAGAGCGCCAAGCGCGAGGGTGAGGCGTACTTCGACAATCCGTCGGTCTACCTGGAGCGCTATCTGGAAAAGCCCCGGCACATCGAGGTCCAGATCCTCGCCGACCACCACGGCAACGTCCGCCACCTCGGCGAGCGGGACTGTTCGCTCCAGCGCCGACACCAGAAGGTCATCGAGGAGGGCCCCAGCCCCGCACTCACCGACGAACTGCGGGAGAAGATCGGCGAGGCCGCCCGTCGCGGCGCCGACGCCGCCGACTACTACAACGCCGGCACCTTCGAGTTCCTCGTCGAGGAAGAACAGAGGGGAGACGACGAACTTCTCGGATCCGATGCGAACTTCTACTTCCTCGAAGTGAACACCCGCATCCAGGTCGAACACACCGTCACCGAGGAGATCACGGGTATCGACATCGTCAAGTGGCAACTCCGGGTCGCCGCCGACGAGGAACTCGACTTCGCGCAGGACGACGTCGAGATAGACGGTCACGCCGTCGAGTATCGGATCAACGCCGAGAACCCCGCCAACGAGTTCGCCCCGGCGACGGGCGGTTCCTTCGAGACGTACGACCCGCCGGGCGGCATCGGCGTCCGACTCGACGACGCCATCCGGCAGGGCGACGACCTCGTGACGGACTACGACTCGATGGTGGCGAAACTGATCGTCCACGCGAGCGACCGCGAGGAGTGTCTGGCGCGCTCCGAGCGCGCGCTCCGTGAGTACCAGATCGAGGGCTTCCACACCATCATTCCGTTCCATCGACTGATGATCTCCGACGAGGCGTTCCGCGCGGGGACGCACACGACGAAGTACCTCGACGAGGAACTCGACCGCTCGCGCATCGAGGCGGCCGTCGAACGCTGGGGGCCGGCAGAGGGGTCGGCCGAGGAAGACGACGAGGAGGTCACCGAACGCGAGTTCACCGTCGAAGTGAACGGGAAACGGTTCCAGGTGTCGCTCGAAGAGCGCGGCGCGCCCGCCATCGAACTCCCCGCCGGCGGCGGGGGTGGCGGCGGTCGGAGCCGTCCCGACGTCGCCACGGGGGACGACGACGGCGGTGCGGTCGCCGCCGACGGCGCGCGGGTCGAAGCCGAGATGCAGGGGACCATCCTCTCGGTCGAAGTCGAAGCGGGCGACGAGGTCGAGGCGGGCGACGTCGTCTGCGTCCTCGAAGCGATGAAGATGGAGAACGACGTCACCACCGAGGCCGGCGGCACCGTCGCGCAGGTGCTCGTCGGCGAGGGCGACTCGGTCGACATGGGCGACGTCCTCATCGTCATCGAGTAG
- the asd gene encoding aspartate-semialdehyde dehydrogenase, with the protein MNVRVGILGATGAVGQRFIQLLDDHPTFELAALTASEESAGKSYREAAKWRVNTPIPDDVASMTVGRTHPDDVADDVDLLFSSLPSSVAAEVEPLFLDEGYVVSSNSSNDRMAEDVPLTIPEINPGHLDLIEIQREERGWDGALVKNPNCSTITMVPTLAALDEFGLERVNVTTLQAVSGAGYSGVTSMEIIDNALPHIGGEESKMETESRKLLGAFDGSEVTLHGMEVAASCNRIPTLDGHLESVFADLADEPSVDEVARAMREFPGIDLPSAPEQLIHVFDDPSRPQPRLDRDRENGMAVCAGGIQETTHGVKYNCLAHNTIRGAAGASLLNGELLVEEGWV; encoded by the coding sequence ATGAATGTGCGAGTCGGTATCCTCGGTGCAACCGGTGCGGTCGGCCAACGATTCATCCAACTGCTCGACGACCACCCGACGTTCGAACTCGCGGCGCTGACCGCGAGCGAGGAGTCGGCGGGCAAGTCCTACCGCGAGGCCGCGAAGTGGCGCGTCAACACGCCCATCCCCGACGACGTGGCGTCGATGACCGTCGGTCGAACCCACCCCGACGACGTCGCCGACGACGTCGACCTGCTCTTCTCCTCGCTTCCCTCCTCGGTGGCTGCGGAGGTCGAACCGCTCTTCCTCGACGAGGGGTACGTCGTCTCGTCGAACTCCTCGAACGACCGGATGGCCGAGGACGTTCCGCTGACCATCCCCGAGATCAACCCCGGCCACCTGGACCTCATCGAGATCCAGCGCGAGGAGCGCGGCTGGGACGGCGCCCTCGTGAAGAACCCCAACTGCTCGACCATCACGATGGTGCCGACGCTCGCCGCCCTCGACGAGTTCGGCCTCGAACGCGTCAACGTCACCACGCTCCAGGCGGTGTCGGGCGCGGGCTACTCCGGCGTGACCTCGATGGAGATAATCGACAACGCCCTCCCCCACATCGGCGGCGAGGAGTCGAAGATGGAAACGGAGTCCAGAAAGCTCCTGGGAGCGTTCGACGGAAGCGAGGTGACGCTCCACGGGATGGAGGTCGCCGCCTCCTGTAACCGGATTCCGACGCTCGACGGCCACCTCGAGAGCGTCTTCGCCGACCTCGCCGATGAGCCGTCGGTCGACGAGGTCGCTCGGGCCATGCGCGAGTTCCCCGGTATCGACCTGCCGAGCGCGCCCGAGCAACTCATCCACGTCTTCGACGACCCGTCGCGTCCGCAGCCACGGCTCGACCGCGACCGCGAGAACGGAATGGCCGTCTGTGCCGGCGGTATCCAGGAGACGACCCACGGCGTGAAGTACAACTGCCTCGCGCACAACACGATTCGCGGCGCCGCGGGCGCCTCGCTCCTCAACGGCGAACTGCTCGTCGAAGAGGGCTGGGTCTGA
- a CDS encoding rhomboid family intramembrane serine protease — protein MVEDGRVTDARTRLHAWRATRPATTTLVAVLAAAFVVESLVWWLFGFPTMTFWFAASATPSPGWVLAPLAHQSVGHLLGNLLFLVVFGSLAEADLSAPTWYWLFATSALAGTAAQVWSYLLTGVEGGAVGASAGVVALVSFVAVRTVRDGPSTRSTLAYAVGLAGGIGMLALLLSDFVSTTGSAEYAHLIGVTVGAFAGVYVRG, from the coding sequence ATGGTCGAGGACGGACGCGTCACCGACGCTCGTACGCGACTCCACGCGTGGCGAGCGACGCGGCCGGCGACGACAACGCTCGTCGCGGTCCTCGCGGCGGCGTTCGTCGTCGAGTCGCTCGTCTGGTGGCTGTTCGGTTTCCCGACCATGACGTTCTGGTTCGCCGCGAGCGCGACCCCTTCCCCGGGGTGGGTTCTCGCCCCGCTCGCCCACCAGTCGGTCGGCCACCTCCTCGGGAACCTCCTCTTTCTCGTCGTGTTCGGGTCGCTCGCGGAGGCCGACCTCTCGGCGCCGACCTGGTACTGGCTCTTCGCCACCAGCGCGCTCGCCGGGACCGCCGCGCAGGTGTGGAGCTACCTCCTCACGGGCGTCGAGGGCGGGGCCGTCGGCGCGAGCGCGGGCGTCGTCGCGCTGGTCTCGTTCGTGGCCGTCCGAACCGTCCGCGACGGTCCCTCGACGCGCTCGACGCTCGCGTACGCGGTCGGTCTCGCGGGAGGGATCGGAATGCTCGCGCTGCTCCTCAGCGACTTCGTCTCGACCACTGGCTCGGCCGAGTACGCACACCTCATCGGCGTGACGGTCGGCGCGTTCGCCGGCGTCTACGTCCGCGGGTGA
- a CDS encoding cyclophilin-like family protein, which translates to MADLRITVGDGTREICLAADWTDDAPRTREKIADALPVAGEAARWGDELYVSVPIDAGPENARSVVDVGSLAYWPAGAKLCLFWGPTPASEGGEPRAASPVNVVARVADVSALSDVEGAAHVRVERG; encoded by the coding sequence ATGGCCGACCTCCGAATCACGGTCGGTGACGGCACCCGCGAAATCTGCCTCGCAGCCGACTGGACGGACGACGCGCCGCGAACGAGGGAGAAAATCGCCGACGCCCTCCCCGTCGCGGGCGAGGCGGCGCGGTGGGGCGACGAACTGTACGTCTCGGTTCCCATCGACGCCGGACCCGAGAACGCCCGGTCCGTGGTCGACGTGGGGAGCCTCGCGTACTGGCCGGCGGGCGCGAAACTCTGTCTGTTCTGGGGACCGACGCCGGCCTCTGAAGGTGGGGAACCGCGGGCGGCGTCGCCGGTGAACGTCGTCGCTCGCGTCGCGGACGTGTCGGCGCTCTCGGACGTCGAAGGGGCGGCACACGTCCGGGTCGAACGCGGATAA
- a CDS encoding FAD-binding and (Fe-S)-binding domain-containing protein: protein MAVDDPTSEPPPETSAATLGHDRPDVEEYRALASDLRDAVDGGVEFDEYAQVLYATDGSIYGARPAGVVFPTDVEDVQRAVDVATSHGVPVLPRGAGSSLAGQAVGPGCVVLDLSRHLDSILDIDSEARRATVQPGVVQDHFDTALEPHGLKFAPDPASSARATVGGGIGNNSTGAHSVRYGITDAYTEELKVVLADGSLIHTREVVIDSEEYEDIVEQGGLESHIYRIVRGVVEDNEAEIEERYPTLKRCVSGYNLHKVVYENDAGERCINLSKLLVGAEGTLGVVVEATVSLVTRPEETALVLYCFDDLVDAMRAVPEALDYGASAVELMDDEVFRLAAESTEYAQYVEGIPEETKAALMLEFDSELHGDFQDAIAETNAHFLEEEADLLGEVRTHSGKTDGGATAGQAPTPAAATAFAAIEAYTPEAQERIWKLRKAAIPLLMSMEGDPKPYPFIEDASVPPEELAEYVQQFEQVLEENGTSAAYFAHAGVGTLHIRPILSLKEEQGIETMHAIADAVTDLVLEHHGAFSGEHGDGLARTEFNPKMYGEELWTAFKQVKTAFDPDWLMNPGKVVFRDDDPTDMREHLRYGAEYASLEPQTALDFSDEGGFSHLVELCNGCGTCRQTRSDVMCPTYRASKEEIQTTRGRANMLRAAISGDLPEEELYSERFQEEILDLCVGCKGCKSDCPTGVDMAKLKTEVKHQYHQREGSSRRERLFADIDSWSRRGSALAPVSNWATKLPGARTVMESVFGIAKDRELPTFTRETLVDWFEARGGPQVPESDADHRVLLFADTYTNYSYPEPGKAAVRVLEAAGVHVQVPTDLEPSGRAAYSKGFLDTSRERAQANVERLRERVGEGFSVVFVEPSDAVMFQDEYRDLLSGPGVEQVSDAAFGVCEYLDVHRLDEALETPPAESSETLTYHGHCNQKATNKDHHAVGLLRRVGYAVDPLDSGCCGMAGSFGYESEHFALSKAIGRILFDQVDASEGTQVTAPGASCRSQLGDRDDGSEHPPHPIELVARALR from the coding sequence ATGGCTGTCGACGACCCGACATCCGAGCCGCCGCCGGAGACATCGGCGGCGACGCTCGGACACGACCGGCCGGACGTCGAGGAGTATCGCGCCCTCGCGAGCGACCTGCGCGACGCCGTCGACGGGGGCGTCGAGTTCGACGAGTACGCACAGGTGTTGTACGCCACGGACGGGAGTATCTACGGGGCGCGTCCCGCCGGAGTGGTGTTCCCGACGGACGTCGAGGACGTCCAGCGGGCCGTCGACGTGGCCACGAGCCACGGCGTCCCCGTCCTCCCGCGGGGTGCCGGGTCGTCGCTCGCAGGACAGGCGGTCGGTCCGGGCTGTGTCGTGCTCGACCTCTCGCGGCACCTCGATTCGATACTCGACATCGACTCCGAGGCCCGCCGAGCGACGGTCCAGCCGGGTGTCGTGCAGGACCACTTCGACACCGCGCTCGAACCGCACGGGCTGAAGTTCGCACCCGACCCCGCCTCGTCGGCGCGGGCGACCGTCGGCGGCGGCATCGGCAACAACTCCACCGGGGCGCACTCCGTCCGATACGGGATCACCGACGCCTACACCGAGGAACTGAAAGTCGTCCTCGCGGACGGTTCGCTCATCCACACCCGGGAGGTCGTCATCGACTCCGAGGAGTACGAGGACATCGTCGAACAGGGCGGCCTCGAATCACACATCTACCGCATCGTTCGGGGCGTCGTCGAGGACAACGAGGCGGAGATAGAGGAACGCTACCCCACCCTGAAGCGATGCGTCTCGGGGTACAACCTCCACAAGGTCGTCTACGAGAACGACGCCGGCGAGCGCTGTATCAACCTCTCGAAGCTCCTCGTGGGCGCGGAGGGGACGCTGGGCGTGGTCGTCGAGGCGACGGTGAGTCTCGTCACCCGCCCGGAGGAGACGGCGCTCGTGCTCTACTGCTTCGACGACCTCGTCGACGCGATGCGAGCCGTCCCCGAGGCGCTCGACTACGGCGCGTCCGCGGTGGAGTTGATGGACGACGAGGTGTTCAGACTGGCGGCGGAGTCGACCGAGTACGCCCAGTACGTCGAAGGCATCCCCGAGGAGACGAAGGCGGCGCTCATGCTGGAGTTCGACTCGGAGCTCCACGGCGACTTCCAGGACGCAATCGCCGAGACGAACGCACACTTCCTGGAGGAAGAGGCCGACTTGCTCGGCGAGGTGCGGACGCACAGCGGTAAGACCGACGGCGGCGCGACGGCGGGGCAGGCACCGACGCCCGCCGCGGCGACTGCCTTCGCGGCTATCGAGGCGTACACGCCCGAGGCGCAAGAACGGATCTGGAAGCTCCGCAAGGCCGCGATTCCCCTCCTCATGTCGATGGAGGGCGACCCGAAGCCGTACCCGTTCATCGAGGACGCCTCGGTTCCCCCGGAGGAACTCGCCGAGTACGTCCAGCAGTTCGAGCAGGTGCTGGAGGAGAACGGCACGTCGGCGGCGTACTTCGCACACGCGGGCGTCGGCACGCTCCACATCCGGCCCATCCTCTCGCTGAAGGAGGAACAGGGCATCGAGACGATGCACGCCATCGCCGACGCCGTGACGGACCTCGTCTTAGAACACCACGGGGCCTTCTCGGGCGAGCACGGTGACGGCCTCGCGCGGACGGAGTTCAACCCCAAGATGTACGGCGAGGAGCTCTGGACGGCGTTCAAGCAGGTGAAGACGGCGTTCGACCCCGACTGGCTCATGAACCCCGGGAAGGTCGTCTTCCGCGACGACGACCCGACGGACATGCGCGAGCACCTCCGCTACGGCGCGGAGTACGCCTCCCTGGAACCACAGACGGCGCTGGACTTCTCCGACGAGGGCGGCTTCTCGCACCTGGTCGAACTCTGCAACGGCTGTGGCACCTGCCGACAGACCCGTTCGGACGTCATGTGTCCCACCTACCGGGCGTCGAAGGAGGAGATTCAGACGACCCGGGGCAGAGCGAACATGCTCCGGGCGGCCATCAGCGGCGACCTCCCCGAGGAGGAACTGTACTCCGAGCGCTTCCAGGAGGAGATTCTGGACCTCTGTGTCGGCTGTAAGGGCTGCAAGTCCGACTGCCCGACCGGCGTCGACATGGCGAAGCTCAAGACCGAGGTGAAACACCAGTACCACCAGCGGGAGGGGTCGTCGCGGCGGGAACGGCTGTTCGCCGACATCGACTCGTGGTCCCGTCGGGGGAGCGCCCTGGCTCCGGTCTCGAACTGGGCGACGAAGCTGCCCGGTGCGCGAACGGTGATGGAGTCCGTCTTCGGTATCGCAAAGGACCGCGAACTCCCGACGTTCACCCGCGAGACGCTCGTCGACTGGTTCGAGGCGCGCGGGGGCCCGCAGGTCCCCGAGTCCGACGCCGACCACCGCGTCCTCCTCTTCGCAGACACCTACACGAACTACTCGTACCCCGAACCGGGGAAGGCCGCCGTCCGGGTGCTGGAGGCGGCGGGCGTTCACGTACAGGTCCCGACCGACCTCGAACCGTCCGGACGGGCGGCGTACTCGAAGGGCTTTCTCGACACGTCCCGCGAGCGCGCGCAGGCGAACGTCGAGCGTCTCCGAGAGCGAGTCGGCGAGGGCTTTTCGGTCGTGTTCGTCGAACCCTCCGACGCCGTGATGTTCCAGGACGAGTACCGCGACCTGCTCTCTGGACCGGGGGTCGAACAGGTCTCCGACGCCGCCTTCGGCGTGTGCGAGTACCTCGACGTCCACCGCCTGGACGAGGCGCTGGAGACGCCGCCGGCCGAGTCGAGTGAGACGCTCACGTACCACGGCCACTGCAACCAGAAGGCGACCAACAAGGACCACCACGCCGTCGGCCTGCTCAGGAGAGTCGGCTACGCGGTCGACCCGCTCGACTCGGGGTGCTGTGGGATGGCCGGGTCGTTCGGCTACGAGAGCGAACACTTCGCGCTCTCGAAAGCCATCGGTCGCATCCTCTTCGACCAGGTCGACGCCAGCGAGGGGACGCAGGTGACGGCTCCCGGCGCGTCGTGTCGGTCACAACTCGGGGACAGAGACGACGGGTCGGAGCACCCGCCCCACCCCATCGAACTGGTCGCGCGCGCCCTCCGGTGA